A genomic segment from Rickettsia endosymbiont of Lasioglossum villosulum encodes:
- a CDS encoding tetratricopeptide repeat protein, with the protein MFRLLLICAALFLLYFGFTLTQSFDSKVFISLYNYNIETTFFFSLISLILLIVLGFIIIRFLILIIDLPIKIHNVFSNCKINNDRYSLVLAFAKYITGNKAKAGSIARKNSSCENLKEFHNLILAETEEDVDKKIAYLQNISKSKEFAFYSNKNLARLYYDKGLYQEAENYAIKAYNLNEYDADNLVTLAYCYGQLALWSKFTFITNKIAKLHKAIPISDNLKIADYYLLANDAEYLESAINTNFVNIPLLELYLNSNNNLNDKKKIKILKDAFQIMPSLEIVKLFKKFTTLSDEQVYEELTKDLDTKKDEILILALKSYLEL; encoded by the coding sequence ATGTTTAGATTATTATTAATATGTGCTGCTCTTTTTCTTCTTTATTTTGGCTTTACCTTAACGCAAAGCTTTGATTCAAAGGTTTTCATTAGTTTATATAATTATAATATTGAAACTACTTTTTTCTTTAGTCTAATTAGCTTAATTCTATTAATAGTACTTGGTTTTATCATAATAAGATTTTTGATATTAATTATAGATTTACCAATTAAGATACATAATGTTTTTAGTAATTGTAAAATCAATAATGATAGATATTCATTAGTTCTAGCTTTTGCAAAATATATTACTGGTAATAAAGCTAAAGCAGGCTCTATTGCCCGCAAGAATTCATCTTGTGAAAATTTAAAAGAATTTCATAACTTAATTTTAGCCGAAACAGAAGAGGATGTAGATAAGAAAATCGCTTATTTGCAAAATATTTCTAAATCAAAAGAATTTGCTTTTTATAGCAATAAAAATTTAGCCAGACTTTATTACGATAAAGGACTTTATCAAGAAGCTGAGAATTATGCTATTAAAGCTTATAATTTAAATGAATATGATGCAGATAATTTAGTTACTTTAGCTTATTGTTACGGGCAACTTGCTTTATGGTCTAAATTTACTTTTATCACAAATAAAATTGCCAAACTTCATAAAGCCATACCTATTTCAGACAATTTAAAAATTGCTGATTACTATTTGCTGGCAAATGATGCAGAATATTTAGAGTCAGCTATAAACACCAATTTTGTAAATATCCCTTTGCTAGAACTTTATTTGAATTCAAATAATAATCTGAATGATAAGAAAAAGATTAAAATATTGAAAGATGCTTTTCAAATTATGCCGTCTCTAGAAATAGTAAAGCTCTTTAAAAAATTCACTACCCTATCAGACGAACAAGTTTATGAAGAATTAACAAAAGACTTAGATACCAAAAAAGATGAGATATTAATTTTGGCACTAAAATCTTATTTAGAGTTGTAG
- the fni gene encoding type 2 isopentenyl-diphosphate Delta-isomerase, with translation MLDIKRKQDHIEINLTKNVESGLSSGFESVQFVHNALPEINYSSIDTTTTFLNKILQAPILISSMTGGTPRARDINCRLAAAAQKAGIAMGLGSMRTLLTEPSTLDTFTVRNNAPDIVLLANIGAVQLNYGVTPKQCQYLVDSVKADALILHLNVLQELTQPEGDKNWENLLPKIKEVVNYLSVPVIIKEVGFGLSKKTAKQFIDIGVKILDVAGSGGTSWSQVEAYRATNSLQNRIANSFINWGIPTLDSLKMVREASKDISVIASGGLKSGIDGAKAIRMGADIFGLAGPFLKAADVSENLVSEEIQLIIEQLKITMMCTGSHNLEELKKVELL, from the coding sequence ATGCTAGACATAAAAAGAAAACAAGACCATATCGAAATTAATCTTACAAAGAATGTTGAATCTGGCTTAAGTAGCGGATTTGAGTCAGTTCAATTTGTGCATAATGCCTTACCGGAAATCAATTATAGTAGTATAGATACAACTACTACTTTCTTAAATAAAATCTTACAAGCACCTATTCTAATTTCTAGCATGACAGGCGGAACACCTAGGGCAAGAGATATTAATTGTAGATTAGCTGCTGCTGCTCAAAAAGCAGGTATCGCTATGGGGCTTGGCTCTATGCGTACATTACTTACAGAACCAAGTACTTTAGATACATTTACAGTGCGAAATAATGCTCCTGATATAGTATTACTTGCTAATATTGGTGCGGTGCAACTCAATTATGGTGTAACACCAAAGCAATGCCAATATTTAGTAGATAGCGTTAAAGCTGATGCCTTAATTTTACATCTGAACGTGTTACAGGAATTAACTCAGCCGGAAGGTGATAAAAATTGGGAAAATCTTTTACCGAAAATAAAAGAAGTCGTAAATTATCTTTCTGTTCCTGTAATTATCAAGGAAGTAGGGTTTGGTTTATCTAAAAAAACAGCCAAGCAATTTATAGATATAGGAGTTAAGATTCTTGATGTTGCAGGAAGTGGTGGAACATCGTGGAGTCAGGTAGAAGCTTACCGTGCTACAAATTCATTACAAAATCGTATAGCTAATAGTTTTATCAATTGGGGAATTCCGACGCTAGATTCCCTTAAAATGGTGCGAGAAGCTTCAAAGGATATTTCGGTTATTGCAAGTGGCGGCTTAAAGTCAGGTATTGACGGGGCTAAAGCTATTCGCATGGGAGCGGATATTTTTGGTCTTGCTGGTCCATTTTTAAAAGCAGCTGATGTTTCAGAAAATCTAGTATCTGAAGAGATACAGCTAATAATAGAACAGCTCAAAATTACTATGATGTGTACAGGATCGCATAATTTGGAAGAGTTGAAAAAGGTTGAATTATTGTAA
- a CDS encoding ribonucleotide-diphosphate reductase subunit beta codes for MSLLDASPIYKPFSYPWAYEAWHTQQKIHWLPEEVPLADDVKDWKYNLTPGEKHLLTQIFRFFTQADIEVNNCYMKHYSRVFKPTEVLMMLSAFSNMETVHIAAYSHLLDTVGMPEVEYSAFLKYKEMKDKYDYMQQFGVATNEDIATTLAVFGAFTEGLQLFASFAIMLNFPRFNKMKGMGQIIAWSVRDETLHTNSIITLFKTFVRENPEVWTENLRSRIYKACTTIVHFEDAFIALAFEVGGIEGLTADEVRLYIRYIADRRLFQLGLKDIYMVKNNPLPWLDEMLNGVEHTNFFENRATEYSKAATTGSWEEVFADMDRKSAI; via the coding sequence ATGTCATTACTTGATGCAAGTCCGATTTATAAGCCATTTTCATATCCGTGGGCATATGAAGCTTGGCACACTCAACAAAAAATTCATTGGTTGCCGGAAGAAGTACCGCTTGCTGATGATGTTAAAGATTGGAAATATAATTTAACCCCAGGTGAGAAGCATTTATTAACGCAAATATTTCGTTTTTTTACACAAGCTGATATTGAAGTAAATAATTGCTATATGAAGCATTATTCAAGAGTATTTAAGCCGACTGAAGTGTTAATGATGCTGTCTGCTTTTTCTAATATGGAAACAGTGCATATTGCAGCATACTCACATTTGCTTGATACTGTAGGAATGCCTGAAGTAGAATATTCTGCGTTTCTTAAATATAAGGAAATGAAAGATAAATATGATTATATGCAACAATTTGGGGTTGCTACTAACGAGGATATAGCAACTACGCTTGCAGTATTTGGAGCTTTTACAGAAGGATTACAGCTATTTGCATCTTTTGCTATTATGCTTAATTTTCCACGTTTTAATAAAATGAAAGGTATGGGGCAGATTATTGCTTGGTCAGTGCGTGATGAAACGCTGCATACTAATTCTATTATTACACTCTTTAAAACTTTCGTTAGAGAAAATCCTGAAGTCTGGACAGAAAATTTACGTAGTCGTATCTATAAAGCTTGTACAACTATTGTACATTTTGAAGATGCGTTTATTGCTCTTGCTTTTGAAGTAGGGGGAATTGAAGGGCTAACGGCTGATGAGGTAAGATTATATATTAGATATATCGCTGACAGACGTTTATTTCAGCTAGGGCTAAAAGATATTTATATGGTAAAAAATAACCCTCTGCCATGGCTTGATGAAATGCTAAACGGGGTTGAGCATACAAACTTCTTTGAAAATAGAGCAACCGAATATTCAAAAGCAGCAACTACCGGCTCATGGGAAGAAGTATTCGCTGATATGGATAGGAAGTCAGCTATATAA
- a CDS encoding ribonucleoside-diphosphate reductase subunit alpha — translation MSTAKKTKFQININNNYNDLLTPFGKAILRDRYLMKGEDFQDLFARVSSYYAENKEHAQKLYEYMSKMWFMPATPILSNGGTDRGLPISCFLNETDDSLDDIVNLWTENVWLASRGGGIGSYWGNVRSINEAIHNKGHSSGIIPFIKVMDSMTLAISQGSIRRGSSAVYLPIDHPEIEEFIDIRRPTGGDVNRKSLNIHHGIAITDKFMQAVENNTDFELISPATKKVVTKVRARDLWVKLLTTRIETGEPYLLFIDSVNKSIPKHHKKLGLHVKMSNLCSEITLPTGIDHLGKSRTAVCCLSSLNLEYYEEWKDDKEFIPTIMLFLDNVLEDFINKAPDTMARAKYSAFRERSVGLGVMGFHSFLQMKKVPIESVMAKVWNKKIFEYVSKEVEEASVKIGKEKGACPDALDAESNERFSNKTAIAPTASISVIAGNASPGIEPFAANSFVQKTLTGSFNVRNKHLERLLEEKGFNNDQVWSSISTHEGSVQHLTFLTEEEKQVFKTAYEIDQNWLIELAADRTPYITQAQSLNVFLPGNVSKKYLNDIHFKAWKKGVKSLYYCRSTSIQRADKVSHDVLKADFKDLEKQNDELAEANKYEECLACQ, via the coding sequence ATGAGCACAGCAAAAAAAACTAAATTTCAAATAAATATCAATAATAATTATAACGATTTACTTACACCTTTTGGTAAGGCAATTTTGCGAGATCGATACCTTATGAAAGGCGAAGATTTTCAAGATTTATTTGCTCGTGTTTCTAGTTACTATGCTGAAAATAAAGAGCATGCTCAGAAGCTATATGAGTATATGAGCAAAATGTGGTTTATGCCTGCAACACCGATTTTAAGTAATGGTGGCACTGATAGGGGATTACCTATCTCTTGTTTCTTAAACGAGACCGATGATAGTTTAGATGATATAGTAAATTTATGGACGGAAAATGTTTGGCTTGCCTCACGCGGTGGCGGAATAGGAAGTTATTGGGGTAATGTTAGATCTATTAACGAAGCAATTCACAATAAGGGACATTCATCAGGCATTATACCTTTTATTAAGGTAATGGATTCTATGACCCTTGCTATTTCTCAAGGATCGATTAGACGAGGCTCATCAGCTGTATATCTACCTATTGATCATCCTGAAATCGAAGAATTTATTGACATAAGACGCCCGACAGGCGGGGACGTTAACCGAAAATCTCTTAATATTCATCACGGTATTGCCATAACTGATAAATTTATGCAAGCTGTTGAAAATAATACAGACTTCGAGCTTATTAGTCCTGCTACCAAAAAAGTTGTAACTAAAGTTAGAGCAAGAGATTTATGGGTTAAGCTGCTCACTACCAGAATAGAAACTGGTGAGCCTTATCTGTTATTTATTGATAGTGTTAATAAGTCAATACCTAAGCATCATAAAAAGTTAGGCTTGCATGTTAAGATGTCTAACCTTTGTAGTGAAATTACATTGCCAACCGGTATCGATCATTTAGGCAAATCAAGAACTGCCGTTTGTTGTCTTTCTTCTTTAAATTTAGAATATTATGAAGAATGGAAAGACGATAAAGAATTTATACCAACCATTATGTTATTTCTTGATAATGTTTTAGAAGATTTCATCAATAAAGCACCTGATACTATGGCAAGAGCTAAATACTCAGCTTTTCGTGAGCGAAGCGTTGGACTTGGCGTTATGGGATTCCACTCATTCTTACAAATGAAAAAAGTACCAATAGAATCGGTTATGGCAAAGGTTTGGAATAAAAAAATATTTGAATATGTATCTAAGGAAGTAGAAGAAGCATCTGTTAAAATTGGTAAAGAGAAAGGGGCTTGTCCTGATGCATTGGATGCAGAAAGCAATGAGCGTTTTAGTAACAAAACAGCAATAGCTCCTACTGCTTCAATTTCAGTAATAGCAGGAAATGCATCACCAGGGATAGAGCCATTTGCTGCTAATAGTTTCGTACAGAAAACCCTAACTGGTTCTTTTAATGTACGTAATAAGCATTTAGAAAGGTTATTAGAGGAAAAAGGATTTAATAATGATCAAGTTTGGTCTTCAATTAGTACTCACGAAGGATCAGTGCAGCATCTAACATTCTTAACTGAAGAAGAAAAGCAAGTCTTTAAAACAGCTTATGAAATTGATCAAAATTGGTTGATAGAGCTAGCAGCAGATCGTACTCCTTATATTACTCAAGCACAATCTTTAAATGTCTTTCTACCCGGTAATGTTAGCAAAAAATATCTAAATGATATTCATTTTAAAGCTTGGAAAAAAGGAGTGAAAAGTTTATATTATTGTAGATCAACATCAATTCAGCGGGCAGATAAAGTTTCGCACGATGTTTTAAAGGCAGATTTTAAAGATTTAGAAAAACAAAATGACGAGCTAGCTGAAGCTAATAAATACGAAGAATGCCTAGCTTGCCAGTAA
- a CDS encoding HU family DNA-binding protein — MATKIDLINKIHKQLDYLSKEDVSDSVNLILNYLSNSLKEQNRIEIRNFGNFSIRTRKFLESDKFYNTIYYRMPKNFLKD; from the coding sequence ATGGCTACTAAAATTGATTTGATAAATAAAATACATAAGCAGCTGGATTATCTTTCTAAAGAAGATGTTAGTGATTCTGTGAATTTAATCCTTAATTATTTAAGTAATTCTCTTAAAGAACAAAACCGTATCGAAATCAGAAATTTCGGTAACTTTTCTATCCGCACACGAAAATTCCTAGAAAGTGATAAATTTTATAATACAATTTATTACAGAATGCCTAAAAATTTCCTTAAAGACTAA
- the sppA gene encoding signal peptide peptidase SppA — protein sequence MNITPDYLIERKQIKSRLLVWKLIAIILIGVSFFLICKDFVPTEVLANNNDDYIASVLIDDIILEDEKRDKKLKKIVDDSHIKALIVNVNSPGGTVVGSEKIYNILLKISEKKPVVIVMGTMAASGGYLISLAGDYIISHNGTITGSIGVILQTAEVTDLAQKLGITFLNFKSGELKAAPNPTEKLTENVRVAIMENIEDTYNFFIELVAERRKIPIDEVKKLADGRIYSGRQAVKLKLVDNIGNEDTALKWLQDEKKIDAKLTVKDYQLKPKPKLVEMMLEDFDSLVPSFFKNSFNGIKAISNYGY from the coding sequence ATGAATATAACACCTGATTATTTAATTGAAAGAAAACAAATAAAATCTCGTTTATTAGTTTGGAAGTTAATAGCAATTATTTTAATTGGTGTTTCATTCTTCTTAATTTGTAAAGATTTTGTTCCAACGGAAGTTTTAGCCAATAATAATGATGATTATATAGCTTCGGTATTAATTGACGACATAATACTTGAAGATGAGAAGCGTGATAAAAAGCTTAAGAAAATTGTTGATGATTCTCATATTAAAGCCTTAATAGTTAATGTAAATTCTCCAGGCGGTACAGTAGTAGGATCAGAAAAAATTTATAATATTCTACTTAAAATATCAGAAAAAAAGCCGGTAGTTATAGTTATGGGAACGATGGCAGCAAGTGGTGGTTATTTAATCTCTCTTGCTGGTGATTACATCATTAGCCATAATGGAACTATAACTGGTTCAATTGGGGTAATATTGCAGACTGCTGAGGTAACTGACCTTGCACAAAAACTTGGCATTACTTTTCTTAATTTTAAATCAGGTGAGCTTAAGGCTGCTCCAAACCCTACTGAAAAACTTACTGAAAATGTAAGGGTAGCGATTATGGAAAATATCGAAGACACTTACAATTTTTTTATTGAACTTGTTGCTGAAAGACGTAAAATTCCTATAGATGAAGTCAAAAAACTTGCTGATGGCAGAATATATTCAGGACGTCAGGCTGTAAAACTAAAGCTTGTAGATAATATAGGTAATGAGGATACAGCTTTAAAATGGTTGCAAGATGAGAAAAAAATCGATGCTAAATTAACGGTTAAGGACTATCAATTAAAACCAAAACCTAAATTAGTGGAAATGATGCTTGAAGATTTCGACAGTTTAGTACCTAGTTTTTTCAAAAATAGTTTTAATGGAATTAAGGCGATTTCTAATTATGGCTACTAA
- the rho gene encoding transcription termination factor Rho: MSITNKESPEQLNNPEFNNHYAENGNIINLKELKRKLPEELQAQAEELKIENVSSLRKQELVFAILKKSVEQGGSIVGEGVLEVLLDGFGFLRSPEVNYLAGPDDIYISPSQIRRFGLRTGDTVEGRIRAPKEGERYFALLKVNKVNFEDPSKAYHRVNFDNLTPLYPDEKLGLELEDNSKDFSTRVIELVAPMGKGQRALIVAPPRTGKTVLLQNIAHAITTNNPEVFLIVLLIDERPEEVTDMQRSVRGEVVSSTFDEPASRHVQLAEMVIEKAKRLVEHKKDVVILVDAITRLARAYNTVVPSSGKVLTGGVDANALQRPKRFFGAARNIENGGSLTIIGTALIETGSRMDEVIFEEFKGTGNSEIVLDRKIADKRIYPAIDITRSGTRKEDLLVDKIVLNKMWVLRRIIDPMGSSEAIEFLLKKLEHTKTNSEFFEMMKSPAERK, from the coding sequence ATGAGTATAACTAATAAAGAATCCCCAGAACAACTAAATAACCCTGAATTTAATAATCATTATGCAGAAAACGGCAATATAATTAATTTAAAAGAATTAAAACGTAAATTGCCTGAAGAATTGCAAGCTCAAGCAGAAGAGCTAAAAATTGAAAATGTTAGTTCTTTGCGTAAACAAGAATTAGTTTTTGCAATTTTAAAGAAATCTGTAGAGCAGGGGGGTTCAATAGTAGGTGAGGGTGTACTTGAAGTTTTGCTTGACGGGTTTGGCTTTTTGCGTTCTCCGGAAGTAAATTATTTAGCAGGACCTGATGATATTTATATTTCTCCAAGCCAAATTCGTCGCTTTGGGCTTCGTACTGGTGATACTGTGGAAGGACGAATCAGAGCTCCGAAAGAAGGTGAGCGTTATTTTGCTCTACTTAAGGTAAATAAAGTGAATTTTGAAGATCCCTCTAAGGCTTATCACCGCGTCAATTTTGATAATCTCACTCCTTTATATCCTGATGAAAAATTAGGCTTAGAGCTTGAAGATAACAGCAAAGATTTTAGTACACGTGTTATCGAGCTAGTCGCTCCTATGGGTAAAGGACAGCGTGCTTTAATAGTTGCACCACCCCGTACTGGTAAAACCGTGTTACTACAAAATATCGCTCATGCTATTACTACCAATAACCCGGAAGTATTTTTAATTGTGTTGTTAATAGATGAGAGACCTGAAGAGGTAACAGATATGCAACGTTCCGTGCGAGGGGAGGTTGTTAGTTCTACTTTTGATGAACCGGCCAGTAGACACGTACAGCTTGCGGAAATGGTCATTGAAAAAGCAAAGCGTTTAGTAGAACATAAAAAAGACGTAGTAATTTTAGTTGATGCTATAACTCGTCTTGCTCGTGCTTATAATACTGTAGTGCCATCATCAGGTAAGGTATTAACTGGCGGTGTTGATGCTAACGCACTTCAGCGTCCAAAAAGATTTTTTGGTGCTGCAAGAAATATTGAGAATGGTGGTTCACTTACTATAATTGGTACAGCTCTAATTGAAACAGGCTCACGTATGGATGAGGTGATTTTTGAAGAGTTCAAAGGTACAGGTAACTCTGAAATAGTATTAGATCGTAAGATTGCCGATAAACGTATTTATCCGGCGATTGATATAACTAGATCAGGAACTAGAAAAGAAGATTTATTAGTTGATAAAATAGTGCTAAATAAAATGTGGGTTCTTCGCCGCATCATCGACCCAATGGGTAGCAGTGAAGCAATAGAATTCTTGCTTAAAAAGCTAGAACATACTAAAACTAATAGTGAGTTTTTTGAGATGATGAAAAGCCCAGCAGAACGTAAGTAA
- a CDS encoding DsbA family protein: MQHIIGKILVIFVVIIGVLFIFKTIKTSSTKPVSIEVKQNEEPKQCEEERVKKIIEEYLLNTPEIIIQSIENLQKRKVQESETKVNSYIKDNKLDIENSQNFPIIGNKDGDITIVAFYDYSCSYCKKGDVSLNELLQNDPEVKILLRPLPILGDASDYLAKIALAVYKINPSKFKAVHSELMKIRNVSKETVEELLAKNDLNITEVEEIADSSEVRDLIAQNMQIARNLKIQGVPAYVINARLIPGSVDFPQLLSIVKEIRDNKDS; the protein is encoded by the coding sequence ATGCAGCATATTATTGGAAAGATATTAGTTATATTTGTAGTAATTATAGGAGTTTTATTTATTTTTAAAACTATAAAAACTTCTTCTACAAAACCTGTTTCCATAGAAGTTAAACAAAATGAAGAGCCAAAGCAATGTGAAGAAGAAAGAGTTAAGAAGATTATTGAAGAATATTTGCTTAATACTCCTGAAATAATAATACAATCAATAGAAAATCTACAAAAGCGTAAAGTACAAGAAAGTGAAACCAAAGTTAATAGCTATATTAAGGATAACAAATTAGATATCGAGAATAGCCAAAATTTTCCTATCATAGGTAATAAAGACGGTGATATAACTATAGTTGCTTTTTATGATTATTCTTGTTCCTACTGTAAAAAAGGTGATGTTTCTTTAAATGAGTTATTACAAAATGATCCAGAAGTGAAAATTTTGTTAAGACCATTACCTATCCTTGGTGATGCTTCTGATTATTTAGCAAAAATAGCTTTAGCGGTTTATAAAATTAACCCTAGTAAATTTAAAGCTGTTCATAGTGAATTAATGAAGATAAGAAATGTTTCTAAAGAAACTGTCGAAGAATTATTAGCTAAAAATGACTTAAATATTACGGAAGTTGAAGAAATAGCTGACAGCTCTGAGGTAAGAGATCTAATCGCTCAAAATATGCAAATAGCTAGAAATCTTAAAATTCAGGGTGTGCCTGCATATGTAATTAATGCTAGATTAATTCCAGGATCAGTAGATTTTCCTCAATTATTAAGCATAGTCAAAGAAATTAGAGATAATAAGGATTCCTAA
- the smpB gene encoding SsrA-binding protein SmpB, producing MTEYKKIIAQNKKALFNYFIEERLEAGIVLKGSEVQSLRQGKASIEESHAADTGNEVFLYNCHIAEYEKANRFNHSTRRPRKLLLHKKEINKIIGKTKIKGYTLVALSMYFNKKNKIKIELGIAKGKKLHDKRESIKEKDWKRDQSRLIRQK from the coding sequence ATGACGGAATATAAGAAAATTATTGCACAAAATAAAAAAGCTCTCTTTAATTACTTTATTGAGGAAAGACTAGAAGCAGGTATTGTATTAAAGGGTAGTGAAGTTCAATCATTGCGTCAAGGTAAAGCATCTATAGAAGAGAGTCATGCAGCTGATACGGGAAATGAGGTATTTTTGTATAATTGTCATATTGCAGAATATGAAAAAGCAAATAGGTTCAATCATTCTACTAGAAGACCACGTAAATTATTATTGCATAAGAAAGAAATAAATAAAATTATCGGTAAAACTAAAATAAAAGGTTATACTCTAGTTGCCTTGTCTATGTATTTTAACAAAAAGAACAAAATAAAAATTGAGCTTGGCATTGCTAAAGGTAAAAAATTACACGATAAAAGAGAATCGATTAAAGAAAAAGATTGGAAGAGAGATCAGAGTAGATTGATCAGACAGAAGTAA
- the dapA gene encoding 4-hydroxy-tetrahydrodipicolinate synthase codes for MNNIFKGLITAIITPFKNNKLDLDALEKILEYQINAEVNAVVIAGSTGEGSSLSFEEYKLLLQTAKDIINKRIPIISGCSSNDTAYAIELAAESTKIGVDGFMISPPSYLKPTQSGIYKHFEAIHEASNLPIMLYSVPGRTGVDFTDEVIFKLAKLPRILALKDAGIDLERPLRIKAIVKKEFNLLCGNDDLSLAFNAQGGVGCVSVASNVAPKLCKELQEKWYNNDVKGALEIHQKLLPLYKALFVESNPIPVKYAMHYLGFCTNEIRLPLTEATNTTKTQIEEIITSLSIKV; via the coding sequence ATGAATAATATATTTAAAGGTTTGATTACGGCAATAATAACGCCGTTTAAAAATAATAAACTAGATTTAGATGCCTTAGAAAAGATTTTAGAATATCAAATAAATGCTGAAGTGAATGCCGTAGTAATAGCAGGTTCAACAGGTGAGGGGAGTAGTTTAAGCTTTGAAGAGTATAAATTATTATTGCAGACAGCTAAGGATATTATAAATAAGCGTATTCCTATAATTAGCGGATGTTCTTCAAATGATACCGCTTATGCAATAGAGCTTGCGGCTGAATCTACAAAAATTGGAGTTGACGGCTTTATGATTAGCCCGCCGTCATATTTGAAGCCTACTCAAAGCGGGATCTATAAACATTTTGAAGCAATACATGAAGCTAGTAATTTACCGATTATGCTATATTCAGTTCCGGGTAGAACTGGGGTTGACTTTACCGATGAAGTGATATTTAAACTCGCTAAATTACCTCGTATTTTAGCTTTAAAAGATGCGGGGATAGATTTAGAAAGACCGCTTAGAATTAAAGCTATAGTTAAAAAAGAATTTAATCTATTATGCGGTAATGATGATTTAAGTCTTGCTTTTAATGCTCAAGGCGGAGTAGGGTGCGTATCCGTAGCTTCTAACGTTGCACCTAAATTATGCAAAGAGCTTCAAGAGAAATGGTATAACAATGATGTTAAAGGAGCTTTAGAGATTCATCAAAAATTATTACCTTTATATAAAGCATTATTTGTAGAATCAAACCCAATCCCAGTTAAGTATGCTATGCATTATTTAGGATTCTGCACAAACGAAATTCGTTTGCCTTTAACTGAAGCAACAAATACGACCAAAACACAAATTGAGGAAATTATAACATCCTTATCTATAAAAGTATGA
- a CDS encoding branched-chain amino acid transaminase, which produces MTMTKNLENNLWYIWINGELVPYELATVHVLTHSLHYSGSVFEGERAYNGKVFKLKEHTERLVKSAEVLGLKVLYSVEEIIKAHELLIEKNKIQDAYIRPLVWCGSESLNIINPKLSTNVLIAAVPSMPRAFTAGVNLHVSRWRKAAPNMMPVQSKSAAHYNMAITSKKEAKDLGYDDALLLDYEGYIAECTTTNIFFVKDNVLYTPVADRFLDGITRQTIIEIAKNLGLEVKEERLRLEQIEDFTSCFATGTAIEVQNINSIDLGNKKVTFNDHKIANILKEEYGKIVRG; this is translated from the coding sequence ATAACAATGACAAAAAATTTAGAAAATAATCTTTGGTATATTTGGATTAATGGTGAGTTAGTTCCTTATGAACTTGCTACAGTGCATGTTTTAACTCATAGTTTGCATTACTCAGGATCAGTATTTGAGGGTGAGCGGGCTTATAATGGGAAAGTTTTTAAACTTAAAGAACATACTGAAAGATTGGTTAAATCAGCAGAAGTTTTAGGATTGAAAGTACTTTATAGTGTAGAAGAAATTATAAAAGCTCATGAATTATTAATAGAGAAAAACAAGATTCAGGATGCATATATAAGACCACTTGTTTGGTGTGGGAGTGAGTCTTTAAATATTATTAACCCTAAATTGTCGACTAACGTTTTGATTGCGGCTGTTCCCTCTATGCCACGAGCATTTACCGCTGGAGTTAATTTGCATGTAAGCAGATGGCGTAAAGCTGCACCTAATATGATGCCAGTGCAATCTAAATCCGCTGCTCATTATAACATGGCAATAACAAGCAAGAAAGAGGCTAAAGACCTTGGCTATGATGATGCATTATTACTTGATTATGAGGGGTATATTGCGGAATGTACTACAACAAATATTTTCTTTGTTAAAGATAATGTGCTATATACTCCAGTTGCTGATAGATTTTTAGATGGTATAACAAGACAAACTATTATTGAAATTGCAAAAAATTTAGGGCTAGAAGTAAAAGAAGAGCGTCTAAGATTAGAACAGATAGAAGATTTTACCAGCTGTTTTGCTACAGGTACGGCAATTGAGGTGCAAAATATTAATTCTATAGATCTTGGTAATAAGAAAGTTACTTTTAATGATCATAAAATTGCGAATATTTTAAAAGAAGAGTATGGTAAAATTGTGAGGGGATAA